A genomic window from Meleagris gallopavo isolate NT-WF06-2002-E0010 breed Aviagen turkey brand Nicholas breeding stock chromosome 30, Turkey_5.1, whole genome shotgun sequence includes:
- the ANKRD24 gene encoding ankyrin repeat domain-containing protein 24 isoform X3: MKSLKAKFRKADSQDWTKNDEKLLQAVEYNDAGKVASLLVRKGLVPTKLDSEGKSAFHLAATRGNADCLEAMLAHGVDAMTKDSSGYTALHLASKHGHPQCVSKLLQASCPVDVADSSGQTALHHAAISGCIPCSEILCDYKAPLNIKDKNGCTPLILAAKMSHSELCQYLLHRGAAINSRDLQGKTALMLACENGSVETVEVLINAGARVALVDSMDHDAAHYSLSMGNALIQHFLQEAAQRQSWASEEESSEQTSQTSSPSQSAGREKSNTPRKRKAPLPPPGTPGQEDQDAYEEIVRLRQERAQFLQKIRGLEQQEKERREQAELDKGSLRSMEKQIQGLEERLAAREREKERLGKEVEALQSRLSSLENEKENTSYDIETLQDEEGELLEFPGAELLLSKKTLSPSAEELLATLQGQVQSLTMQNKELREKIQVLENFERDESDPSSPGDFVPASLYNSLKRELERLQAQGAERGRQSPATEPGGKGSKEQRCTEQQVQSRCELQVPLQQSPSSPEKERGTELAEARMALKQAQAALEEREQQVRELQGRLEAGGAQEEALREKAALLERCSRAEAVVEAMRCEMEAKTQSWRAGNAPELEPGVPEQRMAELARQHGELTTQLGQLQEVLGRREAELETLREQLAARPVGRKEHEEVLARLQQAQREAKGQVSAEEHAKATAVLQEQLQKLQQRADRLQAVAEAKGREAARLQAELATAVPRGEHEAVQEGLRAEAAALSQRLNELSRRHEKTSEEVFRVQRQALFMKSERQAAEERLAAVQQQLAEARDETRRLQDLHGHAEDSARLVRDRDRKITELSKEVFRLKEALNALPESKGVLQTPPDTAAMQSKIQALEEKLAETELQHSKVVKLYRSHLLYAVQGHMDEDVQRLLCQILKMQRLQEQGR; this comes from the exons ATGAAGAGCTTGAAGGCCAAGTTCCGGAAAGCAGAT AGTCAGGACTGGACCAAGAATGATGAGAAGCTCCTGCAAGCTGTGGAATACAACGATGCTGGAAAGGTGGCATCCCTCCTCGTCCGCAAGGGTCTGGTCCCCACCAAGCTGGATTCTGAAGGCAAATCTGC ATTTCATCTGGCTGCCACACGGGGGAATGCGGACTGCCTTGAAGCCATGCTAGCTCACGGCGTGGATGCCATGACCAAAGACAGCTCGG GTTACACTGCCCTGCACCTGGCATCCAAGCACGGCCACCCACAATGTGTCAGCAAGCTGCTGCAG GCCTCCTGCCCTGTGGATGTAGCTGACAGCAGTGGCCAGACGGCGCTGCACCATGCAG CAATCAGTGGCTGCATACCGTGCTCAGAGATCCTCTGCGATTACAAAGCTCCCCTGAACATTAAGGATAAG AATGGCTGCACGCCGTTGATCCTTGCTGCCAAGATGAGCCACTCAGAGCTCTGCCAGTACCTGCTGCACCGTGGAGCAGCCATCAACAGCCGGGACCTGCAGGGGAA GACAGCCCTGATGCTGGCCTGTGAGAATGGCAGCGTGGAGACCGTGGAGGTGCTCATCAATGCTGGTGCACGGGTGGCTTTGGTGGACTCGATGGATCACGATGCTGCACACTACAGCCTCTCCATGGGCAATGCTCTCATCCAGCACTTCCTGCAAGAGGCTGCACAGCGCCAGTCCTGGGCCAGTG AAGAGGAGTCATCTGAGCAGACATCCCAG ACATCTTCACCCAGCCAGTCAgcaggcagagagaaaagcaacacTCCGAGGAAGAGGAAAGCTCCCCTGCCTCCCCCAGGTACTCCAGGCCAG GAGGACCAGGATGCTTACGAGGAGATTGTGCGGCTGCGGCAGGAGAGGGCACAGTTCTTGCAGAAAATCCGGGGCttggagcagcaggagaaggagagaCGAGAG caggcagagctggatAAGGGCTCCCTACGCTCCATGGAGAAGCAG ATCCAAGGGCTGGAGGAGCGGCTGGCAGCAcgggaaagagagaaggaacgGCTGGGGAAGGAGGTGGAGGCTCTGCAGAGCCGCCTGTCCTCGCTGGAG aatgagaaggaaaacacGAGCTACGACATCGAGACACTGCAGGATGAGGAGGGAGAGCTGCTCGAGTTCCCAG gggcagagctgctgctctccaaGAAGACTCTGAGCCCTTCggctgaggagctgctggccACGCTGCAGGGCCAGGTGCAGTCCCTCACCATGCAGAACAAGGAGCTGAGGGAGAAGATACAG GTCCTGGAGAACTTCGAGCGGGATGAGAGTGACCCATCTTCCCCTGGGGACTTTGTGCCTGCCAGCCTCTACAACTCCCTCAAGCGTGAGCTGGAGAGGCTGCAGGCTCAGGGTGCTGAGCGTGGGAGGCAGAGCCCTGCAACAGAGCCAGGTGgaaagggcagcaaggagcagcgGTGCACTGAGCAACAGGTCCAGAGCCGCTGTGAGTTGCAGGTGCCACTCCAGCAGTCTCCCTCCAGCCCTGAGAAGGAGCGTGGCACTGAGCTGGCCGAGGCTCGGATGGCCCTGAAGCAGGCGCAGGCAGCACTGGAGGAGCGAGAGCAGCAGGtgagggagctgcagggccGCTTGGAGGCTGGTGGTGCCCAAGAGGAGGCACTGCGGGAGAAGGCGGCCCTGCTGGAGCGCTGCAGCCGAGCAGAAGCAGTGGTGGAAGCGATGAGATGTGAGATGGAAGCCAAGACACAGAGCTGGCGGGCAGGCAATGCACCCGAGCTGGAGCCAGGAGTGCCAGAGCAGCGCATGGCCGAGCTGGCAAGGCAGCACGGGGAGCTGACGACCCAGCTGGGGCAGCTGCAAGAGGTGCTGGGCCGCAGGGAGGCCGAGCTGGAGACCCTGCgagagcagctggcagcccGGCCAGTGGGACGGAAGGAGCACGAGGAGGTGCTGGCCCGGCTGCAGCAGGCACAGAGGGAAGCCAAGGGCCAGGTGTCAGCGGAGGAACACGCGAAGGCCACAGcggtgctgcaggagcagctgcagaagctgcagcagcGGGCAGATCGGCTGCAAGCTGTGGCAGAAGCCAAAGGACGCGAGGCTGCgaggctgcaggctgagctggcGACGGCGGTGCCGCGTGGGGAGCACGAGGCCGTGCAGGAGGGGCTGAGGGCCGAGGCGGCGGCGTTGAGCCAGAGGTTGAATGAGCTGTCGCGACGGCACGAGAAGACGTCCGAGGAAGTGTTCAGGGTGCAAAGGCAGGCGCTGTTCATGAAGAGTGAGAGGCAGGCGGCCGAGGAGCGGCTGGCCGcggtgcagcagcagctggccgAAGCACGAGATGAAACACGGCGCTTGCAGGACCTCCACGGCCACGCAGAGGATTCAGCTCGCTTGGTCAGGGACAGGGATAGGAAG ATCACTGAGCTCTCCAAGGAGGTCTTCAGGCTGAAGGAGGCCCTGAATGCTCTCCCAGAGTCCAAGGGAGTGCTGCAGACACCCCCTGACACTGCTGCCATGCAGTCCAAGATCCAGGCACTAGAGGAGAAGCTGGCG gagacagagctgcagcacagcaaggtgGTCAAGTTGTACCGGAGCCACCTGCTCTACGCAGTGCAA GGCCACATGGATGAGGACGTGCAgaggctgctgtgccagatCCTGAAGatgcagaggctgcaggagcagggcagatGA
- the ANKRD24 gene encoding ankyrin repeat domain-containing protein 24 isoform X2, giving the protein MAARRLLLNTMKQICLCAAASFASQDWTKNDEKLLQAVEYNDAGKVASLLVRKGLVPTKLDSEGKSAFHLAATRGNADCLEAMLAHGVDAMTKDSSGYTALHLASKHGHPQCVSKLLQASCPVDVADSSGQTALHHAAISGCIPCSEILCDYKAPLNIKDKNGCTPLILAAKMSHSELCQYLLHRGAAINSRDLQGKTALMLACENGSVETVEVLINAGARVALVDSMDHDAAHYSLSMGNALIQHFLQEAAQRQSWASEEESSEQTSQTSSPSQSAGREKSNTPRKRKAPLPPPGTPGQEDQDAYEEIVRLRQERAQFLQKIRGLEQQEKERREQAELDKGSLRSMEKQIQGLEERLAAREREKERLGKEVEALQSRLSSLENEKENTSYDIETLQDEEGELLEFPGAELLLSKKTLSPSAEELLATLQGQVQSLTMQNKELREKIQVLENFERDESDPSSPGDFVPASLYNSLKRELERLQAQGAERGRQSPATEPGGKGSKEQRCTEQQVQSRCELQVPLQQSPSSPEKERGTELAEARMALKQAQAALEEREQQVRELQGRLEAGGAQEEALREKAALLERCSRAEAVVEAMRCEMEAKTQSWRAGNAPELEPGVPEQRMAELARQHGELTTQLGQLQEVLGRREAELETLREQLAARPVGRKEHEEVLARLQQAQREAKGQVSAEEHAKATAVLQEQLQKLQQRADRLQAVAEAKGREAARLQAELATAVPRGEHEAVQEGLRAEAAALSQRLNELSRRHEKTSEEVFRVQRQALFMKSERQAAEERLAAVQQQLAEARDETRRLQDLHGHAEDSARLVRDRDRKITELSKEVFRLKEALNALPESKGVLQTPPDTAAMQSKIQALEEKLAETELQHSKVVKLYRSHLLYAVQGHMDEDVQRLLCQILKMQRLQEQGR; this is encoded by the exons ATGGCTGCCCGCCGTCTCCTCCTCAACACCATGAAGCAGATCTGCCTCTGTGCCGCTGCCTCCTTTGCG AGTCAGGACTGGACCAAGAATGATGAGAAGCTCCTGCAAGCTGTGGAATACAACGATGCTGGAAAGGTGGCATCCCTCCTCGTCCGCAAGGGTCTGGTCCCCACCAAGCTGGATTCTGAAGGCAAATCTGC ATTTCATCTGGCTGCCACACGGGGGAATGCGGACTGCCTTGAAGCCATGCTAGCTCACGGCGTGGATGCCATGACCAAAGACAGCTCGG GTTACACTGCCCTGCACCTGGCATCCAAGCACGGCCACCCACAATGTGTCAGCAAGCTGCTGCAG GCCTCCTGCCCTGTGGATGTAGCTGACAGCAGTGGCCAGACGGCGCTGCACCATGCAG CAATCAGTGGCTGCATACCGTGCTCAGAGATCCTCTGCGATTACAAAGCTCCCCTGAACATTAAGGATAAG AATGGCTGCACGCCGTTGATCCTTGCTGCCAAGATGAGCCACTCAGAGCTCTGCCAGTACCTGCTGCACCGTGGAGCAGCCATCAACAGCCGGGACCTGCAGGGGAA GACAGCCCTGATGCTGGCCTGTGAGAATGGCAGCGTGGAGACCGTGGAGGTGCTCATCAATGCTGGTGCACGGGTGGCTTTGGTGGACTCGATGGATCACGATGCTGCACACTACAGCCTCTCCATGGGCAATGCTCTCATCCAGCACTTCCTGCAAGAGGCTGCACAGCGCCAGTCCTGGGCCAGTG AAGAGGAGTCATCTGAGCAGACATCCCAG ACATCTTCACCCAGCCAGTCAgcaggcagagagaaaagcaacacTCCGAGGAAGAGGAAAGCTCCCCTGCCTCCCCCAGGTACTCCAGGCCAG GAGGACCAGGATGCTTACGAGGAGATTGTGCGGCTGCGGCAGGAGAGGGCACAGTTCTTGCAGAAAATCCGGGGCttggagcagcaggagaaggagagaCGAGAG caggcagagctggatAAGGGCTCCCTACGCTCCATGGAGAAGCAG ATCCAAGGGCTGGAGGAGCGGCTGGCAGCAcgggaaagagagaaggaacgGCTGGGGAAGGAGGTGGAGGCTCTGCAGAGCCGCCTGTCCTCGCTGGAG aatgagaaggaaaacacGAGCTACGACATCGAGACACTGCAGGATGAGGAGGGAGAGCTGCTCGAGTTCCCAG gggcagagctgctgctctccaaGAAGACTCTGAGCCCTTCggctgaggagctgctggccACGCTGCAGGGCCAGGTGCAGTCCCTCACCATGCAGAACAAGGAGCTGAGGGAGAAGATACAG GTCCTGGAGAACTTCGAGCGGGATGAGAGTGACCCATCTTCCCCTGGGGACTTTGTGCCTGCCAGCCTCTACAACTCCCTCAAGCGTGAGCTGGAGAGGCTGCAGGCTCAGGGTGCTGAGCGTGGGAGGCAGAGCCCTGCAACAGAGCCAGGTGgaaagggcagcaaggagcagcgGTGCACTGAGCAACAGGTCCAGAGCCGCTGTGAGTTGCAGGTGCCACTCCAGCAGTCTCCCTCCAGCCCTGAGAAGGAGCGTGGCACTGAGCTGGCCGAGGCTCGGATGGCCCTGAAGCAGGCGCAGGCAGCACTGGAGGAGCGAGAGCAGCAGGtgagggagctgcagggccGCTTGGAGGCTGGTGGTGCCCAAGAGGAGGCACTGCGGGAGAAGGCGGCCCTGCTGGAGCGCTGCAGCCGAGCAGAAGCAGTGGTGGAAGCGATGAGATGTGAGATGGAAGCCAAGACACAGAGCTGGCGGGCAGGCAATGCACCCGAGCTGGAGCCAGGAGTGCCAGAGCAGCGCATGGCCGAGCTGGCAAGGCAGCACGGGGAGCTGACGACCCAGCTGGGGCAGCTGCAAGAGGTGCTGGGCCGCAGGGAGGCCGAGCTGGAGACCCTGCgagagcagctggcagcccGGCCAGTGGGACGGAAGGAGCACGAGGAGGTGCTGGCCCGGCTGCAGCAGGCACAGAGGGAAGCCAAGGGCCAGGTGTCAGCGGAGGAACACGCGAAGGCCACAGcggtgctgcaggagcagctgcagaagctgcagcagcGGGCAGATCGGCTGCAAGCTGTGGCAGAAGCCAAAGGACGCGAGGCTGCgaggctgcaggctgagctggcGACGGCGGTGCCGCGTGGGGAGCACGAGGCCGTGCAGGAGGGGCTGAGGGCCGAGGCGGCGGCGTTGAGCCAGAGGTTGAATGAGCTGTCGCGACGGCACGAGAAGACGTCCGAGGAAGTGTTCAGGGTGCAAAGGCAGGCGCTGTTCATGAAGAGTGAGAGGCAGGCGGCCGAGGAGCGGCTGGCCGcggtgcagcagcagctggccgAAGCACGAGATGAAACACGGCGCTTGCAGGACCTCCACGGCCACGCAGAGGATTCAGCTCGCTTGGTCAGGGACAGGGATAGGAAG ATCACTGAGCTCTCCAAGGAGGTCTTCAGGCTGAAGGAGGCCCTGAATGCTCTCCCAGAGTCCAAGGGAGTGCTGCAGACACCCCCTGACACTGCTGCCATGCAGTCCAAGATCCAGGCACTAGAGGAGAAGCTGGCG gagacagagctgcagcacagcaaggtgGTCAAGTTGTACCGGAGCCACCTGCTCTACGCAGTGCAA GGCCACATGGATGAGGACGTGCAgaggctgctgtgccagatCCTGAAGatgcagaggctgcaggagcagggcagatGA
- the ANKRD24 gene encoding ankyrin repeat domain-containing protein 24 isoform X1, whose protein sequence is MAARRLLLNTMKQICLCAAASFASQDWTKNDEKLLQAVEYNDAGKVASLLVRKGLVPTKLDSEGKSAFHLAATRGNADCLEAMLAHGVDAMTKDSSGYTALHLASKHGHPQCVSKLLQASCPVDVADSSGQTALHHAAISGCIPCSEILCDYKAPLNIKDKNGCTPLILAAKMSHSELCQYLLHRGAAINSRDLQGKTALMLACENGSVETVEVLINAGARVALVDSMDHDAAHYSLSMGNALIQHFLQEAAQRQSWASEEESSEQTSQTSSPSQSAGREKSNTPRKRKAPLPPPGTPGQEDQDAYEEIVRLRQERAQFLQKIRGLEQQEKERREQAELDKGSLRSMEKQIQGLEERLAAREREKERLGKEVEALQSRLSSLENEKENTSYDIETLQDEEGELLEFPGRALLASNGHHGAVHHSQTAFLAVWSGHTGTAPASVCCTGAELLLSKKTLSPSAEELLATLQGQVQSLTMQNKELREKIQVLENFERDESDPSSPGDFVPASLYNSLKRELERLQAQGAERGRQSPATEPGGKGSKEQRCTEQQVQSRCELQVPLQQSPSSPEKERGTELAEARMALKQAQAALEEREQQVRELQGRLEAGGAQEEALREKAALLERCSRAEAVVEAMRCEMEAKTQSWRAGNAPELEPGVPEQRMAELARQHGELTTQLGQLQEVLGRREAELETLREQLAARPVGRKEHEEVLARLQQAQREAKGQVSAEEHAKATAVLQEQLQKLQQRADRLQAVAEAKGREAARLQAELATAVPRGEHEAVQEGLRAEAAALSQRLNELSRRHEKTSEEVFRVQRQALFMKSERQAAEERLAAVQQQLAEARDETRRLQDLHGHAEDSARLVRDRDRKITELSKEVFRLKEALNALPESKGVLQTPPDTAAMQSKIQALEEKLAETELQHSKVVKLYRSHLLYAVQGHMDEDVQRLLCQILKMQRLQEQGR, encoded by the exons ATGGCTGCCCGCCGTCTCCTCCTCAACACCATGAAGCAGATCTGCCTCTGTGCCGCTGCCTCCTTTGCG AGTCAGGACTGGACCAAGAATGATGAGAAGCTCCTGCAAGCTGTGGAATACAACGATGCTGGAAAGGTGGCATCCCTCCTCGTCCGCAAGGGTCTGGTCCCCACCAAGCTGGATTCTGAAGGCAAATCTGC ATTTCATCTGGCTGCCACACGGGGGAATGCGGACTGCCTTGAAGCCATGCTAGCTCACGGCGTGGATGCCATGACCAAAGACAGCTCGG GTTACACTGCCCTGCACCTGGCATCCAAGCACGGCCACCCACAATGTGTCAGCAAGCTGCTGCAG GCCTCCTGCCCTGTGGATGTAGCTGACAGCAGTGGCCAGACGGCGCTGCACCATGCAG CAATCAGTGGCTGCATACCGTGCTCAGAGATCCTCTGCGATTACAAAGCTCCCCTGAACATTAAGGATAAG AATGGCTGCACGCCGTTGATCCTTGCTGCCAAGATGAGCCACTCAGAGCTCTGCCAGTACCTGCTGCACCGTGGAGCAGCCATCAACAGCCGGGACCTGCAGGGGAA GACAGCCCTGATGCTGGCCTGTGAGAATGGCAGCGTGGAGACCGTGGAGGTGCTCATCAATGCTGGTGCACGGGTGGCTTTGGTGGACTCGATGGATCACGATGCTGCACACTACAGCCTCTCCATGGGCAATGCTCTCATCCAGCACTTCCTGCAAGAGGCTGCACAGCGCCAGTCCTGGGCCAGTG AAGAGGAGTCATCTGAGCAGACATCCCAG ACATCTTCACCCAGCCAGTCAgcaggcagagagaaaagcaacacTCCGAGGAAGAGGAAAGCTCCCCTGCCTCCCCCAGGTACTCCAGGCCAG GAGGACCAGGATGCTTACGAGGAGATTGTGCGGCTGCGGCAGGAGAGGGCACAGTTCTTGCAGAAAATCCGGGGCttggagcagcaggagaaggagagaCGAGAG caggcagagctggatAAGGGCTCCCTACGCTCCATGGAGAAGCAG ATCCAAGGGCTGGAGGAGCGGCTGGCAGCAcgggaaagagagaaggaacgGCTGGGGAAGGAGGTGGAGGCTCTGCAGAGCCGCCTGTCCTCGCTGGAG aatgagaaggaaaacacGAGCTACGACATCGAGACACTGCAGGATGAGGAGGGAGAGCTGCTCGAGTTCCCAGGTAGGGCCCTGCTGGCCTCCAATGGCCACCATGGGGCTGTGCATCACTCACAGACAGCTTTCCTGGCGGTGTGGAGCGGCCACACAGGCACGGCACCAGCATCTGTGTGCTGCacaggggcagagctgctgctctccaaGAAGACTCTGAGCCCTTCggctgaggagctgctggccACGCTGCAGGGCCAGGTGCAGTCCCTCACCATGCAGAACAAGGAGCTGAGGGAGAAGATACAG GTCCTGGAGAACTTCGAGCGGGATGAGAGTGACCCATCTTCCCCTGGGGACTTTGTGCCTGCCAGCCTCTACAACTCCCTCAAGCGTGAGCTGGAGAGGCTGCAGGCTCAGGGTGCTGAGCGTGGGAGGCAGAGCCCTGCAACAGAGCCAGGTGgaaagggcagcaaggagcagcgGTGCACTGAGCAACAGGTCCAGAGCCGCTGTGAGTTGCAGGTGCCACTCCAGCAGTCTCCCTCCAGCCCTGAGAAGGAGCGTGGCACTGAGCTGGCCGAGGCTCGGATGGCCCTGAAGCAGGCGCAGGCAGCACTGGAGGAGCGAGAGCAGCAGGtgagggagctgcagggccGCTTGGAGGCTGGTGGTGCCCAAGAGGAGGCACTGCGGGAGAAGGCGGCCCTGCTGGAGCGCTGCAGCCGAGCAGAAGCAGTGGTGGAAGCGATGAGATGTGAGATGGAAGCCAAGACACAGAGCTGGCGGGCAGGCAATGCACCCGAGCTGGAGCCAGGAGTGCCAGAGCAGCGCATGGCCGAGCTGGCAAGGCAGCACGGGGAGCTGACGACCCAGCTGGGGCAGCTGCAAGAGGTGCTGGGCCGCAGGGAGGCCGAGCTGGAGACCCTGCgagagcagctggcagcccGGCCAGTGGGACGGAAGGAGCACGAGGAGGTGCTGGCCCGGCTGCAGCAGGCACAGAGGGAAGCCAAGGGCCAGGTGTCAGCGGAGGAACACGCGAAGGCCACAGcggtgctgcaggagcagctgcagaagctgcagcagcGGGCAGATCGGCTGCAAGCTGTGGCAGAAGCCAAAGGACGCGAGGCTGCgaggctgcaggctgagctggcGACGGCGGTGCCGCGTGGGGAGCACGAGGCCGTGCAGGAGGGGCTGAGGGCCGAGGCGGCGGCGTTGAGCCAGAGGTTGAATGAGCTGTCGCGACGGCACGAGAAGACGTCCGAGGAAGTGTTCAGGGTGCAAAGGCAGGCGCTGTTCATGAAGAGTGAGAGGCAGGCGGCCGAGGAGCGGCTGGCCGcggtgcagcagcagctggccgAAGCACGAGATGAAACACGGCGCTTGCAGGACCTCCACGGCCACGCAGAGGATTCAGCTCGCTTGGTCAGGGACAGGGATAGGAAG ATCACTGAGCTCTCCAAGGAGGTCTTCAGGCTGAAGGAGGCCCTGAATGCTCTCCCAGAGTCCAAGGGAGTGCTGCAGACACCCCCTGACACTGCTGCCATGCAGTCCAAGATCCAGGCACTAGAGGAGAAGCTGGCG gagacagagctgcagcacagcaaggtgGTCAAGTTGTACCGGAGCCACCTGCTCTACGCAGTGCAA GGCCACATGGATGAGGACGTGCAgaggctgctgtgccagatCCTGAAGatgcagaggctgcaggagcagggcagatGA
- the SIRT6 gene encoding NAD-dependent protein deacetylase sirtuin-6 codes for MAVNYAAGLSPYSDKGKCGLPEIFDPPEELERKVCELADLIRSSSNVVFHTGAGISTASGIPDFRGPNGVWTMEEKGLSPKFDTTFENAKPSKTHMALLGLQRVGILKFLVSQNVDGLHVRSGFPRDKLAELHGNMFVEECMKCGKQYVRDAVVGSMGLKPTGRLCSVTKARGLRACRGKLRDTILDWEDSLPDRDLTLADEACRKADLSVTLGTSLQIKPSGNLPLITKKRGGKLVIVNLQATKHDRQADLRIHAYVDDVMTKLMKHLGLEVPEWTGPVVVESADSAKPEQLYTFKPEVHGLLKEEPFSQHNGTAGQCPDLGTTLVEHHDSLKQECPSLDTGPPLTKKMKVEPLLT; via the exons ATGGCGGTGAATTACGCGGCCGGGCTCTCGCCCTACTCGGATAAGGGCAAGTGCGGCCTCCCCGAG ATTTTTGATCCACCAGAAGAGCTGGAGAGGAAGGTGTGTGAGCTGGCAGACTTGATAAGGAGTTCTTCCAATGTGGTGTTCCACACAGGAGCTGGCATCAGCACCGCCTCGGGGATTCCTGACTTCAG GGGGCCTAATGGTGTCTGGACTATGGAAGAGAAGGGGCTTTCCCCAAAATTTGACACCACCTTTGAGAATGCCAAGCCCTCCAAAACTCACATGGCACTTCTGGGGCTGCAGAGAGTTGGCATCCTGAAATTCCTGGTCAGCCAGAACGTGGATGGCCTTCATGTGCGCTCAGGATTCCCACG GGACAAGTTGGCTGAGCTCCACGGGAACATGTTTGTGGAGGAGTGCATGAAATGTGGCAA GCAGTACGTGCGGGATGCTGTTGTGGGCAGCATGGGGCTGAAGCCAACAGGCAGGCTGTGCAGCGTCACCAAAGCACGAGGGCTACGAGCCTGCAG AGGGAAGTTAAGAGACACTATTCTGGACTGGGAAGATTCCCTGCCTGACCGTGACCTCACACTAGCAGATGAAGCCTGCAG GAAAGCTGATCTCTCTGTTACACTGGGGACCTCTCTGCAGATCAAACCCAGTGGCAACCTCCCACTGATCACAAAGAAGAGAGGAGGGAAGCTGGTCATAGTCAACCTGCAAGCAACCAAGCAT GACAGACAGGCCGACCTGCGCATTCATGCTTACGTCGATGATGTCATGACAAAACTGATGAAGCACCTGGGACTGGAAGTCCCAGAGTGGACAGGGCCAGTGGTGGTGGAAAGTGCTGACTCTGCCAAGCCTGAACAGCTCTACACATTTAAGCCTGAGGTTCACGGGTTGCTCAAGGAAGAACCCTTTTCCCAGCACAATGGAACAGCTGGGCAGTGCCCCGACCTTGGGACCACGCTGGTGGAGCACCATGATAGTCTGAAGCAGGAGTGTCCAAGTCTGGACACAGGACCACCACTGACAAAGAAGATGAAGGTAGAGCCTCTCCTCACCTGA